One Bacillus amyloliquefaciens DSM 7 = ATCC 23350 DNA window includes the following coding sequences:
- a CDS encoding purine-nucleoside phosphorylase gives MKQKIERAAAFIKEHVKETPKIGLILGSGLGVLADEIEGAVKLTYETIPDFPVSTVEGHAGQLVMGTLEGVQVIAMQGRFHYYEGYSMDQVTFPVRVMKALGVESLIVTNAAGGINTEFRAGDLMIITDHINFTGTNPLIGPNEAEFGVRFPDMSEAYDKELSNLAEKTADELGIPVQKGVYTAVTGPSYETPAEVRFLRTMGSDAVGMSTVPEVIVANHAGMRVLGISCISNAAAGILDQPLSHDEVMEMTEKVKGGFLKLVKAVVARSQK, from the coding sequence TTGAAACAAAAGATCGAACGTGCTGCTGCATTTATTAAAGAACACGTGAAAGAAACACCGAAGATCGGTCTGATTTTAGGGTCAGGGCTCGGAGTATTGGCAGATGAAATTGAAGGAGCTGTTAAGCTTACATATGAAACGATTCCTGATTTTCCGGTCTCAACGGTAGAAGGCCATGCCGGCCAGCTTGTGATGGGTACGCTTGAAGGTGTACAGGTTATCGCGATGCAGGGCCGCTTTCATTACTATGAAGGCTACTCAATGGATCAGGTAACGTTTCCCGTCCGCGTGATGAAGGCGCTCGGCGTTGAATCTCTCATCGTGACGAACGCAGCCGGCGGTATCAACACTGAATTCCGCGCCGGTGATTTGATGATTATTACCGACCATATCAACTTTACGGGCACCAACCCGTTAATCGGACCGAACGAAGCTGAATTCGGAGTCAGATTCCCGGACATGTCAGAAGCCTATGACAAAGAGCTGTCAAACTTGGCTGAAAAAACGGCGGATGAGCTTGGCATTCCGGTTCAAAAAGGTGTGTATACAGCTGTTACGGGACCATCTTACGAAACGCCGGCAGAAGTTCGGTTTTTAAGAACGATGGGATCTGACGCTGTCGGCATGTCGACTGTGCCGGAAGTTATCGTCGCAAACCATGCCGGTATGCGAGTTCTCGGCATCTCATGCATTTCCAACGCTGCGGCCGGTATTCTTGACCAGCCGTTATCCCATGATGAAGTGATGGAAATGACGGAAAAAGTAAAAGGCGGCTTTTTGAAGCTTGTAAAAGCCGTAGTCGCACGATCTCAAAAATAA
- the deoB gene encoding phosphopentomutase: MSEYKYKRVFLIVMDSVGIGEAPDAADFNDIGANTLGHIAEHMNGLHMPHMAQLGLGLIGDIKGVEKTEHPLAYYGKMQEASNGKDTMTGHWEIMGLYIEKPFKVFPEGFPDELLQELEQRSGRKIIGNKPASGTAILYELGKEHMETGALIVYTSADSVLQIAAHEDVVPLDELYSICETARELTLDPKYMVGRIIARPFVGEPGSFTRTPNRHDYALKPFGRTVMNGMKDSGFDVISIGKISDIYDGEGITSSRRTVSNMDGMDKVIETIGEDFTGLSFANLVDFDALYGHRRDPEGYGKALEEFDARLPEVFEKMKEDDLLIITADHGNDPVHHGTDHTREYVPLLVYSKKHKHTEQLPLADTFADIGATIADNFKTEKPEYGKSFLSRLQ; this comes from the coding sequence ATGTCTGAATACAAATATAAACGTGTATTTTTGATCGTAATGGATTCTGTCGGAATCGGTGAAGCGCCGGACGCGGCCGATTTTAATGATATAGGCGCAAATACGCTCGGACATATCGCAGAGCACATGAACGGTTTACATATGCCCCATATGGCTCAGCTCGGTCTCGGACTGATCGGAGACATTAAGGGAGTGGAAAAAACGGAGCACCCTCTTGCGTACTACGGTAAAATGCAGGAGGCGTCAAACGGGAAAGATACGATGACAGGCCACTGGGAGATTATGGGCCTTTATATTGAAAAACCGTTTAAAGTGTTCCCGGAAGGATTTCCGGATGAGCTTCTTCAGGAGCTTGAGCAGCGTTCGGGACGGAAAATCATCGGAAATAAGCCGGCTTCAGGAACGGCGATTCTGTACGAGCTCGGTAAAGAACATATGGAAACGGGTGCGCTGATCGTTTATACATCAGCAGATTCCGTTTTGCAGATTGCGGCTCACGAAGATGTCGTTCCGCTTGACGAGCTGTACAGCATCTGTGAGACGGCCAGAGAACTGACGCTTGATCCGAAATACATGGTCGGCCGGATTATCGCAAGACCGTTCGTCGGAGAACCGGGCAGCTTCACGCGTACGCCGAACCGCCATGATTATGCCCTCAAACCGTTCGGCCGCACGGTAATGAACGGAATGAAGGACAGCGGATTTGACGTCATTTCCATCGGCAAAATTTCTGATATTTATGATGGAGAAGGCATTACCTCGTCACGCCGCACAGTATCTAATATGGACGGCATGGACAAAGTCATTGAAACGATCGGCGAAGATTTTACGGGTCTGAGCTTTGCCAACCTCGTTGATTTTGATGCGCTGTACGGACACCGCCGTGATCCGGAAGGGTACGGAAAAGCGCTTGAGGAATTCGACGCGAGGCTTCCGGAAGTGTTTGAAAAAATGAAAGAAGACGACCTGCTCATCATTACGGCGGATCACGGCAACGACCCTGTCCATCACGGGACAGACCACACGCGGGAGTATGTGCCGCTTCTTGTCTACAGCAAAAAGCATAAGCACACTGAACAACTGCCGCTTGCGGATACATTTGCCGATATCGGCGCAACCATTGCGGATAATTTCAAAACAGAAAAGCCGGAATACGGAAAAAGCTTTTTATCAAGATTACAGTAG
- the xerD gene encoding site-specific tyrosine recombinase XerD, with product MKDQIKDFIHYVRVERGLSQNTMMSYERDLKSYSLFLTETLQITSWNDVTRLHIIQYLKHLKDSGKSGKTSARHLASIRSFHQFLLREKAADKDPSVHIETQKTERALPKVLALQEVERLLDTPKLDSPFGLRDKAMLELLYATGIRVSEMIELKLSDVHLTMGFVRCFGKGRKERIVPIGEAASHAIEAYIEKARGKLLKKNVTEALFLNHHGRQISRQGFWKNLKKIALEAGIKKELTPHTLRHSFATHLLENGADLRAVQEMLGHADISTTQIYTHVSKTRLKDVYKQYHPRA from the coding sequence GTGAAGGATCAAATTAAGGATTTCATCCATTATGTGAGGGTTGAAAGAGGGCTGTCCCAAAATACGATGATGTCCTATGAGCGTGATCTGAAAAGTTATTCTCTCTTCTTAACTGAAACCCTTCAGATCACTTCATGGAATGATGTGACCCGTCTTCATATTATTCAATATTTAAAGCATTTAAAGGACTCCGGAAAATCCGGTAAGACGTCTGCCAGACATTTGGCGTCGATCCGGTCTTTTCATCAGTTTCTGTTAAGGGAAAAAGCCGCGGATAAAGATCCTTCGGTACATATTGAAACACAAAAAACAGAGCGGGCGCTTCCAAAAGTGCTGGCGCTGCAAGAAGTAGAGCGGTTATTGGACACGCCTAAGCTTGACAGTCCGTTCGGTCTCAGGGATAAAGCCATGCTTGAACTGCTGTATGCAACGGGTATCAGGGTCAGCGAGATGATCGAGCTGAAATTATCTGATGTCCATTTGACGATGGGATTTGTCCGCTGCTTCGGAAAAGGGCGGAAAGAGCGGATTGTGCCCATCGGTGAAGCCGCCTCCCATGCGATCGAAGCGTACATTGAAAAAGCCAGAGGGAAATTATTAAAGAAAAACGTGACCGAAGCACTTTTTCTGAATCATCACGGCCGCCAGATCAGCCGGCAGGGATTCTGGAAAAACCTGAAAAAAATCGCACTTGAGGCGGGCATTAAAAAAGAACTGACACCGCACACGCTCCGGCACTCTTTTGCAACGCACCTGCTTGAAAACGGGGCGGACCTGCGCGCCGTACAGGAGATGCTCGGACATGCCGATATTTCCACGACGCAAATTTACACGCATGTGTCGAAAACAAGGCTGAAGGACGTGTACAAGCAGTATCATCCGCGCGCTTAG
- a CDS encoding YqzK family protein, whose translation MGRFIKTAADTIKVFILFTGFTALFYYAMIWVNSEYENYHRYDKPEGSAVKVAKTEHEEKDGWFGRLIFFYQNGE comes from the coding sequence ATGGGCAGATTCATAAAAACAGCCGCGGATACGATCAAAGTGTTTATTCTGTTCACAGGTTTTACCGCACTGTTCTATTATGCTATGATATGGGTGAATTCAGAGTATGAAAACTATCATCGGTACGATAAACCGGAAGGCTCCGCCGTCAAAGTGGCCAAAACGGAACATGAGGAGAAAGACGGCTGGTTCGGCCGATTGATCTTTTTTTACCAAAACGGGGAGTAG
- the fur gene encoding ferric iron uptake transcriptional regulator — MENRIDRIKKQLHSSSYKLTPQREATVRVLLENEEDHLSAEDVYLLVKEKSPEIGLATVYRTLELLTELKVVDKINFGDGVSRYDLRKEGAAHFHHHLVCMECGAVDEIEEDLLEDVEEVIERDWKFKIKDHRLTFHGICHRCREDETE, encoded by the coding sequence ATGGAAAACCGTATTGATCGAATTAAAAAGCAGCTGCACTCGTCAAGCTACAAGCTTACGCCACAGCGTGAAGCAACGGTAAGAGTGCTGCTTGAAAACGAAGAAGACCATTTAAGCGCAGAAGATGTATACCTCCTCGTAAAAGAGAAATCTCCTGAAATTGGTCTCGCTACAGTATACCGTACATTAGAATTATTAACAGAATTAAAAGTCGTTGATAAAATTAACTTCGGGGACGGCGTATCCCGCTACGACCTTCGCAAAGAAGGCGCAGCCCATTTTCATCATCACTTGGTGTGTATGGAGTGCGGAGCCGTCGATGAAATTGAAGAAGATCTGCTTGAAGACGTTGAAGAAGTGATTGAACGTGATTGGAAATTTAAAATTAAAGATCATAGATTGACTTTTCACGGAATCTGCCACCGCTGCCGCGAGGATGAAACAGAATAA
- the spoIIM gene encoding stage II sporulation protein M → MRKQSYKELFFRHVKDHLSLYIFVFVLFLMGVIFGAIIVNSMTITQKEDLYYYLSKFFGQLSDGKHAGSSEMFWQAVFHDVKYLGLMWILGISVIGLPVIFIMVFLKGIVVGFTVGFLVNQMGMNGFFLSFISVLPQNIVLIPAYLIMGTCSIAFSLKLIRQLFVKRSLHDAPIQWFGRYAFVLILIVFFSVIASLLEAYVSPVFMEKLSSRIF, encoded by the coding sequence ATGAGAAAACAATCGTACAAAGAACTGTTTTTTCGCCATGTAAAGGATCATCTGTCACTTTATATATTTGTGTTCGTTTTGTTTTTAATGGGCGTCATTTTCGGCGCAATCATTGTCAACAGCATGACCATCACGCAGAAAGAAGATTTGTATTACTATTTAAGCAAGTTTTTCGGACAGCTGTCTGACGGAAAACATGCGGGCTCTTCAGAAATGTTTTGGCAGGCCGTCTTTCATGATGTAAAATATTTGGGTCTGATGTGGATCCTCGGCATTTCCGTTATCGGTCTTCCGGTTATTTTCATTATGGTGTTTTTGAAAGGAATCGTCGTCGGCTTCACGGTCGGATTTTTAGTGAATCAAATGGGGATGAACGGATTTTTCCTGTCATTCATTTCGGTGCTGCCGCAAAACATCGTTCTCATTCCGGCATACCTTATCATGGGGACATGCTCCATCGCTTTTTCGCTGAAACTGATCCGGCAGCTGTTTGTCAAACGCAGCCTTCATGACGCGCCGATCCAATGGTTCGGACGCTACGCCTTCGTGCTGATTCTTATCGTGTTCTTCTCAGTCATCGCTTCGCTGCTGGAAGCCTACGTGTCTCCGGTGTTTATGGAAAAGCTGTCATCGCGCATATTTTAG
- a CDS encoding NAD-dependent malic enzyme: MITKHMIRTLMIETPTVPGNLGKVATAIGVMGGDIGEVETVKVGPNYTMRNITVQAENEEQLQEIIQAIEALGEGIRLHTVSDEVLSAHEGGKIQMKSKMPIRTLAELGRVYTPGVADVCRLIEKEPEKASIYTTISNSVAIVTDGTAILGLGNIGSVAGMPVMEGKAALFDQLAGISGIPILLDTSDPEEIIRTVKHISPGFSGILLEDIGSPHCFDIEDRLKEELDIPVMHDDQHGTAVVTLAAAISACKSAGLDLKEAKVGQIGLGAAGVAICRMFMAYGVKAVCGTDKSEDAMNRLAQYGGQPLGSIKDLMDTCDIVISTTGVPGLIKKEDVRKGQVILALSNPKPEIEPEEALQAGAAYAADGRSVNNVLGFPGIFRGALNAKSKKIDHEMLVAAAEAIASCTKHGDLVPQPLDADVHRAVSAAVERAAAGK, from the coding sequence ATGATTACAAAGCATATGATTCGGACTTTAATGATTGAAACGCCGACTGTTCCCGGAAATCTCGGAAAAGTGGCAACCGCCATCGGAGTGATGGGCGGAGATATCGGGGAAGTTGAAACCGTAAAAGTCGGCCCGAACTACACGATGCGCAACATTACGGTGCAGGCCGAAAATGAGGAGCAGCTGCAGGAAATCATTCAAGCCATTGAAGCTCTCGGTGAAGGCATCCGGCTTCACACAGTCTCAGATGAAGTGCTCTCTGCCCATGAAGGCGGGAAAATTCAGATGAAGAGCAAAATGCCGATCCGAACATTGGCTGAGCTTGGCCGTGTTTATACACCGGGCGTCGCTGATGTGTGCAGACTGATCGAAAAGGAGCCTGAAAAAGCGTCCATCTATACGACAATCAGCAATTCTGTCGCCATTGTCACCGACGGTACTGCGATTCTCGGTCTCGGCAATATCGGCTCTGTCGCCGGAATGCCCGTAATGGAAGGGAAAGCAGCGCTTTTTGACCAGCTGGCAGGCATCAGCGGAATTCCGATTTTGCTCGATACTTCCGATCCGGAAGAAATCATTCGCACGGTAAAACATATTTCTCCGGGGTTCAGCGGAATTCTGCTTGAAGATATCGGTTCGCCTCACTGCTTTGACATTGAGGACCGCCTGAAGGAAGAATTGGACATTCCGGTTATGCACGATGACCAGCACGGCACGGCAGTCGTCACTCTCGCTGCCGCCATTTCCGCTTGTAAAAGCGCCGGCCTTGATTTAAAAGAAGCGAAGGTCGGACAGATCGGTCTCGGCGCGGCAGGCGTCGCCATCTGCCGCATGTTTATGGCATACGGGGTCAAAGCGGTCTGCGGAACGGACAAGTCGGAAGACGCAATGAACCGCCTCGCTCAATACGGAGGTCAGCCGCTCGGAAGCATCAAGGATTTAATGGACACGTGTGACATCGTGATCAGCACTACCGGAGTTCCGGGTCTAATTAAAAAAGAAGATGTCAGAAAGGGACAAGTTATTCTGGCCTTATCTAACCCGAAACCGGAAATTGAACCGGAAGAGGCATTACAAGCCGGAGCCGCCTATGCAGCCGACGGCCGTTCAGTCAATAATGTTCTCGGCTTCCCGGGTATTTTCCGCGGCGCGCTGAACGCTAAAAGCAAGAAAATTGACCATGAAATGCTTGTGGCGGCCGCAGAAGCCATCGCCTCTTGCACGAAACACGGTGATCTCGTGCCTCAGCCTTTGGACGCGGACGTGCATCGGGCCGTATCAGCAGCCGTAGAACGGGCCGCGGCGGGAAAATAA
- the nhaC gene encoding Na+/H+ antiporter NhaC, with translation MKEVRLPNLLEIIILLFGFLALVLSFTVFLDLPIQLALFISWFIAIILGVRLGYSYKDLQSSIVTGISNGLEAVLILVSVGALIGTWIAGGVVPTLIYYGLEFINPHVFLLATLVICSIMSVATGTSWGTVGTAGIAMMAIGEGMGIPLPIVAGAVLSGAYFGDKLSPLSDSTVLASTLSKVDVLSHVRAMMYLSIPSYIITAILFTVTGFIYGGKNIDLDKVEFLKSSLQKTFDIHIWMLIPAVIVVVLLILKKPSMPVIVIGALLGAIWASVFQGMNFASAIATAYNGFSIKTDVEFLNGLLNRGGITGMLDTLVVILFGLGFGGILEKLGVLKVIVSTFEKKLTTPGNVTLSTLIVALLGNIFGCAMYVSLILTPKIMENSYDKLKLDRRILSRNAEVGGTLTSGMVPWSDNGIYMAGILGVSTFSYLPFMWLSFVSIGLAILYGYTGKFIWYTKEKSMQSQKLG, from the coding sequence GTGAAAGAGGTCAGATTGCCAAATTTATTGGAAATTATCATCTTATTATTCGGGTTTTTAGCGCTTGTTTTATCATTTACGGTGTTTTTAGACCTGCCGATCCAGCTTGCTCTGTTTATATCCTGGTTTATTGCTATTATTCTCGGAGTCAGGCTGGGCTATTCATATAAAGACTTGCAGTCCTCTATTGTCACCGGGATATCGAACGGTCTTGAAGCGGTTTTGATTCTTGTTTCGGTCGGTGCGCTTATCGGAACATGGATTGCCGGCGGGGTTGTGCCGACTTTAATTTATTATGGTTTAGAGTTTATTAATCCTCATGTTTTCCTGCTTGCTACACTGGTTATTTGTTCCATTATGTCTGTTGCGACCGGAACGTCTTGGGGAACGGTGGGAACGGCGGGAATCGCAATGATGGCCATCGGAGAGGGAATGGGCATACCGCTTCCGATCGTAGCGGGAGCCGTTTTGTCCGGCGCTTACTTCGGGGACAAGCTTTCACCGCTGTCTGACAGTACGGTGCTTGCCTCCACGCTTTCTAAGGTGGATGTGCTGTCACACGTCAGAGCGATGATGTATCTGTCAATTCCGTCCTATATTATTACGGCCATTCTTTTTACCGTAACGGGATTTATATACGGCGGAAAAAATATTGATCTTGATAAAGTTGAATTCTTAAAATCTTCATTGCAGAAAACGTTTGATATTCATATATGGATGCTCATTCCGGCTGTTATCGTCGTTGTCCTTCTGATTTTGAAAAAGCCGTCTATGCCCGTCATCGTCATCGGAGCTTTGCTTGGCGCAATCTGGGCCTCTGTGTTTCAAGGAATGAATTTTGCCAGTGCCATCGCGACTGCTTATAATGGTTTTTCCATTAAAACGGACGTCGAATTTCTGAATGGCCTGTTAAACCGCGGGGGTATCACCGGTATGCTGGATACGTTGGTCGTTATCCTGTTCGGTCTCGGTTTTGGAGGAATTCTTGAAAAGCTCGGCGTATTAAAAGTGATTGTCTCAACTTTTGAGAAAAAACTGACCACACCGGGAAATGTAACGCTTTCGACGTTGATCGTCGCTCTTTTAGGAAACATTTTCGGCTGTGCGATGTATGTGTCATTGATTCTGACGCCAAAAATCATGGAGAACAGTTATGATAAACTGAAACTTGACAGAAGAATTTTATCCCGGAACGCAGAGGTGGGCGGTACGCTTACTTCAGGGATGGTGCCGTGGTCTGACAACGGAATTTATATGGCCGGCATTCTCGGAGTATCCACATTTTCTTATCTGCCGTTCATGTGGCTCAGTTTCGTGTCTATCGGACTGGCAATATTGTACGGATACACTGGAAAATTCATTTGGTATACGAAAGAAAAATCCATGCAATCTCAAAAATTGGGTTAG
- the aspA gene encoding aspartate ammonia-lyase produces MTNAQKEYRQEKDFLGEKQIEADVYYGIQTLRAKENFPITGYRIHEEMINALAIVKKAAALANMDVKRLYEGIGNAIVQAADEILEGKWHDQFIVDPIQGGAGTSMNMNANEVIGNRALEIMGHKKGEYIHLSPNTHVNMSQSTNDVFPTAIHISTLKLLDKLLDTMAHMLSVFKDKAKQFDSVIKMGRTHLQDAVPIRLGQEFEAYSRVLERDIKRIKQSRQHLYEVNMGATAVGTGLNADPRYIEQVVKHLADISGLPLVGAGHLVDATQNTDAYTEVSAALKVCMMNMSKIANDLRLMASGPRAGLAEISLPARQPGSSIMPGKVNPVMAELINQIAFQVIGNDNTICLASEAGQLELNVMEPVLVFNLLQSISIMNNGFRSFTDHCLAGIEANEKRLKQYVEKSVGVITAVNPHLGYEAAARIAREAIMTGQSVRDLCLQNDVLTEEELDIILNPYEMTKPGIAGKDLLEK; encoded by the coding sequence ATGACAAACGCGCAAAAAGAATATCGTCAGGAAAAAGATTTCCTTGGAGAAAAACAAATTGAAGCTGATGTGTATTACGGGATCCAAACGCTGCGCGCAAAAGAAAACTTTCCGATTACCGGCTACCGCATCCATGAAGAAATGATTAATGCGCTCGCCATCGTCAAAAAAGCGGCGGCGCTAGCCAATATGGATGTAAAACGGCTGTATGAAGGAATCGGAAACGCGATTGTCCAGGCCGCAGACGAAATTCTTGAAGGAAAATGGCATGACCAATTCATCGTCGATCCGATCCAAGGCGGAGCCGGAACGTCCATGAACATGAATGCCAACGAAGTAATCGGCAACAGAGCGCTTGAAATCATGGGCCATAAAAAAGGTGAATACATTCACCTCAGCCCGAACACACACGTCAATATGTCACAATCGACGAACGACGTGTTCCCGACAGCGATTCATATTTCTACCTTAAAACTTCTTGATAAGCTTCTTGATACGATGGCGCATATGCTGAGTGTCTTTAAAGATAAAGCGAAACAATTTGATTCCGTCATTAAAATGGGACGCACACACCTTCAGGACGCTGTGCCGATCCGTCTCGGACAGGAATTTGAAGCATACAGCCGCGTGCTTGAGCGTGATATAAAACGAATTAAACAATCCCGCCAGCATCTCTATGAAGTAAACATGGGAGCAACGGCCGTAGGTACGGGACTTAACGCTGATCCGCGCTACATAGAACAGGTTGTGAAGCACCTTGCTGACATCAGCGGACTGCCGCTTGTCGGCGCAGGCCATTTGGTTGATGCCACACAAAACACCGATGCGTATACGGAAGTTTCAGCTGCGTTGAAAGTATGCATGATGAACATGTCTAAAATCGCCAACGATCTGCGCTTAATGGCTTCAGGCCCGCGCGCGGGACTTGCGGAAATTTCCCTGCCCGCCCGTCAGCCGGGATCATCCATTATGCCGGGGAAAGTCAACCCTGTAATGGCAGAGCTTATCAACCAAATCGCCTTCCAGGTTATCGGGAATGACAATACGATCTGCCTCGCTTCAGAAGCGGGCCAGCTGGAGCTTAACGTAATGGAGCCGGTACTCGTATTTAACCTGCTGCAATCCATCAGCATTATGAACAACGGTTTCCGCTCATTTACCGATCATTGTCTGGCGGGAATTGAAGCCAACGAAAAACGCCTGAAGCAATACGTGGAAAAAAGCGTCGGCGTCATTACAGCGGTCAATCCGCACCTTGGGTATGAGGCGGCTGCGCGAATTGCCCGTGAAGCAATCATGACGGGGCAATCTGTAAGGGATCTCTGCCTTCAAAATGATGTATTGACAGAAGAAGAATTGGATATCATTTTGAATCCATATGAAATGACAAAACCGGGGATCGCTGGAAAAGATCTTTTGGAAAAATAA
- a CDS encoding type I asparaginase yields the protein MKKLLLLTTGGTIASVEGENGLAPGVKADELLTYVSKLDNDYTMETHSLMNIDSTNMQPEYWVQIADAVKEKYDAYDGFVITHGTDTMAYTSAALSYMLQHADKPIVITGSQIPITFQKTDAKKNITDAIRFACEGVGGVYVVFDGRVIQGTRAIKLRTKSYDAFESINYPYIAFITENGIEYNKHVHLPEDDAFTVNTSLCTDVCLLKLHPGLKPEMFDALKGMYKGIVIESYGSGGVPFEGRDILAKVNEMIESGIVVVITTQCLEEGEDMSVYEVGRRVNQDLIIRSRNMNTEAIVPKLMWALGQSHNLAEVKSIMETPIADDVVL from the coding sequence ATGAAAAAATTATTGCTGTTAACAACCGGAGGAACAATCGCCTCAGTCGAAGGAGAAAACGGGCTTGCACCCGGAGTGAAAGCAGATGAATTGTTAACCTACGTATCAAAACTTGATAACGATTACACGATGGAAACCCATTCGTTAATGAACATCGACAGCACAAATATGCAGCCTGAATATTGGGTCCAAATAGCTGATGCTGTCAAAGAAAAATATGACGCTTACGACGGGTTCGTCATTACACACGGTACAGACACAATGGCTTATACATCAGCGGCATTGTCTTATATGCTTCAGCATGCTGATAAACCGATCGTCATTACGGGTTCGCAAATCCCGATTACATTTCAAAAAACCGATGCCAAAAAAAATATCACGGACGCGATCCGCTTCGCATGTGAAGGTGTGGGCGGCGTATATGTCGTATTTGACGGCAGAGTCATTCAAGGCACCCGCGCCATTAAATTAAGAACGAAAAGCTATGATGCATTTGAGAGCATTAACTATCCGTATATCGCGTTTATTACCGAAAACGGAATTGAATACAATAAACACGTGCACTTGCCGGAAGACGATGCCTTTACGGTGAATACTTCACTTTGCACGGACGTGTGTCTCCTCAAGCTCCATCCGGGACTTAAACCGGAAATGTTTGACGCGTTAAAAGGCATGTACAAAGGAATCGTCATTGAAAGCTACGGCAGCGGCGGCGTACCGTTTGAAGGTAGAGACATTCTCGCCAAAGTCAATGAAATGATTGAAAGCGGCATTGTCGTTGTCATTACGACCCAATGCCTTGAAGAAGGAGAGGACATGAGCGTCTATGAAGTCGGACGAAGAGTCAATCAAGATCTCATTATCCGCTCCAGAAATATGAACACAGAAGCCATCGTGCCGAAATTAATGTGGGCACTCGGCCAGTCTCACAATTTGGCTGAAGTTAAAAGTATTATGGAGACACCGATCGCAGACGACGTAGTACTGTAA
- a CDS encoding helix-turn-helix domain-containing protein, protein MNLDRLTELRKKKNWSLQYTADRLGIAKSTYAGYESGYRRPSFEALGTLADLFDTTCDDLLGRTEKKAEPFTQTIELTKAAQGRGTLTVDGQPLNQDEIIELIAFVRTKKKVQEELR, encoded by the coding sequence ATGAATTTAGATCGTTTAACTGAACTGAGAAAAAAGAAAAATTGGTCTCTTCAATATACGGCTGACCGGCTCGGCATCGCCAAGAGCACGTACGCCGGGTATGAATCAGGCTACCGGCGTCCGTCATTCGAGGCGCTGGGAACGCTTGCCGATCTGTTTGACACGACGTGCGACGATTTACTGGGGCGCACTGAAAAAAAGGCGGAGCCGTTTACCCAGACCATCGAATTAACAAAAGCCGCACAAGGCCGCGGCACACTGACCGTTGACGGGCAGCCGCTTAATCAGGATGAAATCATCGAATTAATTGCGTTTGTCCGAACGAAAAAGAAGGTACAGGAGGAGCTCCGCTGA